In the Haloferula helveola genome, one interval contains:
- the lptE gene encoding LPS assembly lipoprotein LptE, translating to MIRLLALLLPIAFVSCAGYQLDGAKPAVLQDVRSIAVPMFKNDTLHPRAEAIATSSVADALVEDGTYRIASRADADAVLEGTVHLIDYVQIRSARLDTLRPEELQNTVTLNWTLRDAADPNKVLATGTSSGTSRFFVDSNLQTSRNNALPDALQRASEALVSRIANGF from the coding sequence ATGATCCGCCTGCTCGCCCTGCTCCTCCCGATCGCTTTCGTTTCCTGCGCCGGTTACCAGCTCGACGGCGCCAAGCCCGCCGTGCTCCAGGACGTCCGCTCGATCGCGGTGCCGATGTTCAAGAACGACACGCTCCACCCGCGTGCGGAAGCGATCGCCACTTCCTCGGTGGCCGATGCGCTCGTCGAAGACGGCACCTATCGCATCGCCTCCCGCGCCGATGCCGACGCCGTCCTCGAGGGCACGGTGCACCTGATCGACTACGTCCAGATCCGTTCCGCCCGGCTCGACACGCTCCGCCCCGAGGAACTGCAGAACACCGTGACCCTGAACTGGACGCTCCGCGACGCGGCGGACCCGAACAAGGTCCTCGCCACCGGCACGTCGAGCGGCACCTCGCGGTTCTTCGTCGACTCGAACCTGCAGACCTCGCGAAACAACGCCCTTCCCGACGCCCTCCAGCGTGCCAGCGAAGCGCTTGTCTCGCGCATCGCCAACGGCTTCTGA
- the rsmI gene encoding 16S rRNA (cytidine(1402)-2'-O)-methyltransferase, translating to MPEGRVLLVPTPIGNLGDITRRAVEALEKADRIACEDTRHTSKLLSHLDISGKTLVSLHEHNEVRRIPELIAAAQSGEIIAAVSDAGMPGVSDPGYRLVQACLEADVHFEVLPGPSAVLTALVGSGLPVHAFHFHGFLPVKKGKRLKMMQAATEADGTTLFFESPHRLLSTLELLAENLPDARCCVARELTKKFETFHRGTAPELLEHFRAHPPKGEIVFLIAGA from the coding sequence ATGCCTGAAGGCCGCGTCCTCCTCGTCCCCACTCCGATCGGGAACCTCGGTGACATCACCCGTCGCGCCGTGGAAGCGCTGGAGAAAGCCGACCGCATCGCCTGCGAGGACACACGGCACACGTCGAAGCTCCTCTCCCACCTCGACATTTCGGGCAAGACGCTCGTCTCGCTTCACGAGCACAACGAAGTACGGCGGATCCCCGAATTGATCGCCGCCGCACAGTCCGGCGAAATCATCGCCGCCGTCTCCGATGCCGGCATGCCAGGGGTTTCCGACCCCGGCTACCGCCTCGTCCAGGCCTGCCTCGAAGCTGATGTTCATTTCGAAGTGCTGCCCGGTCCGTCGGCGGTTCTGACCGCCCTCGTCGGCTCCGGCCTACCGGTCCATGCCTTCCATTTTCACGGCTTCCTGCCGGTCAAGAAGGGCAAGCGCTTGAAGATGATGCAAGCCGCTACCGAAGCCGATGGCACGACGTTGTTCTTCGAGTCTCCCCACCGCTTGCTCTCGACCCTCGAACTGCTCGCCGAGAATCTCCCCGACGCCCGATGCTGCGTCGCCCGCGAGCTCACCAAGAAATTCGAAACCTTCCACCGCGGCACCGCACCCGAACTCCTCGAACACTTCCGTGCCCACCCGCCGAAAGGAGAGATCGTCTTCCTGATCGCCGGTGCCTGA
- a CDS encoding sugar phosphate isomerase/epimerase: MLAFSTCWNNSRHHDGEAMIDEIVEFGISHIELSHGMTIAKLPGIRKAFEGGRFTCVGVHNYFPSPVEVMIDAPDAYEFTSHRAGDRERAMDMTLRTLEIAAEFKAQYVVLHMGSVPLNPRKWTKRLTAMVSDGLRDTSEFAAERIAFVKKREKVAPLYYRRAIETLETLADKAAEFGVKLAVESRSRFEDMPTEREMEQLQEHFKDHPNVGYWHDFGHVQLKHNLGLLDHPEWLKRMSPYLIGAHVHDVQWPARDHRVPFTGELDYKSLLGFFPEGAPLTWELSPTRKSEEIREALAVWKHLFPDR, translated from the coding sequence GTGCTCGCCTTCTCGACATGCTGGAACAACTCCCGTCACCACGACGGCGAGGCGATGATCGACGAGATCGTCGAGTTCGGCATTTCCCACATCGAGCTGTCCCATGGCATGACGATCGCCAAGCTTCCGGGGATACGGAAGGCTTTCGAGGGCGGCCGGTTCACCTGCGTCGGCGTTCACAACTACTTCCCGTCGCCGGTCGAGGTGATGATCGACGCGCCCGACGCCTACGAGTTCACATCGCACCGCGCCGGCGACCGCGAGCGGGCGATGGACATGACGCTCCGGACGCTCGAGATCGCCGCCGAATTCAAGGCGCAGTATGTCGTGCTGCACATGGGATCGGTTCCGCTGAATCCCAGAAAGTGGACCAAGCGGCTCACCGCGATGGTCTCCGACGGGCTACGCGACACATCCGAGTTCGCTGCCGAGCGGATCGCCTTCGTGAAAAAACGGGAAAAGGTCGCGCCCCTGTACTACCGCCGGGCGATCGAGACGCTCGAAACGCTTGCCGACAAAGCGGCGGAGTTCGGAGTGAAGCTGGCGGTCGAGTCGCGGTCGCGTTTCGAGGACATGCCGACCGAGCGCGAGATGGAACAGCTTCAGGAACACTTCAAGGATCACCCGAACGTCGGCTACTGGCACGACTTCGGCCACGTGCAGCTCAAGCACAACCTCGGACTGCTCGATCACCCGGAGTGGCTCAAACGGATGTCGCCCTACCTGATCGGCGCCCACGTGCACGACGTTCAGTGGCCGGCCCGCGACCACCGCGTACCCTTCACCGGCGAGCTCGACTACAAGTCGCTGCTCGGCTTCTTCCCCGAAGGTGCTCCGCTGACATGGGAACTCTCGCCGACACGGAAGTCCGAGGAAATCCGCGAGGCGCTGGCGGTCTGGAAGCATCTGTTCCCGGATCGCTGA
- a CDS encoding SDR family oxidoreductase, which produces MNTIENKSVLITGANRGIGKAIAEVFLKRGAAKVYAAVRDVGSAQSLVDEFGERVQPVALDLSDAASIEQAARVASDVDIVVNNGGVLKTAKVLESGAFEAFAFEIDVNVYGLMRVAQAFAPVLAANGGGAFVQLNSVASFKNFPDFGTYSASKAAAYSVTQSLKDLLAAQNTQVISVHPGPIATDMGDAAGLSEIAEPAELVPEAILEALESGAFHAYPDSMAKQVGAAYASFAENVIEAEMSVG; this is translated from the coding sequence ATGAATACCATTGAGAACAAGAGCGTCCTGATTACTGGAGCGAACCGTGGAATCGGCAAGGCGATTGCCGAAGTGTTCCTCAAGCGCGGAGCAGCGAAAGTCTATGCCGCAGTGCGGGACGTCGGATCGGCACAATCGCTCGTCGATGAATTCGGCGAGCGTGTGCAACCTGTCGCATTGGACCTTTCGGATGCGGCTTCCATCGAGCAGGCGGCCCGGGTTGCTTCGGATGTCGATATCGTCGTGAACAACGGCGGTGTGCTGAAGACCGCGAAGGTTCTCGAGAGCGGGGCTTTCGAAGCCTTTGCTTTCGAGATCGACGTCAATGTCTATGGACTCATGAGGGTGGCCCAGGCTTTCGCGCCGGTGCTTGCCGCCAATGGTGGCGGTGCCTTCGTGCAGCTCAATTCGGTGGCTTCGTTCAAGAACTTCCCGGATTTTGGCACCTACTCGGCGTCGAAGGCGGCCGCCTATTCGGTGACCCAATCACTGAAGGACCTGCTCGCCGCGCAGAACACGCAAGTGATCAGCGTTCACCCCGGACCGATCGCTACCGACATGGGAGACGCGGCCGGACTGAGCGAGATCGCCGAACCCGCCGAGCTGGTCCCTGAGGCGATCCTCGAAGCCCTCGAAAGCGGCGCGTTCCATGCCTATCCGGATTCGATGGCGAAGCAGGTCGGTGCAGCCTATGCGAGTTTCGCCGAGAACGTGATCGAAGCGGAGATGTCGGTTGGCTGA
- a CDS encoding TetR/AcrR family transcriptional regulator, translated as MKPGPLKQFDPDRALVEAMRVFGERGYEAASLSELTAAMGIGKKSLYDTFGNKRSLFLQALEKYTQINTERIRSLLLAEGSPIRNLRSFIEQLRVQHSEPGSRGCLIGTCIADFDDGDEQVSAVFDQKLQQIEAVFAEALEQAREAGELSPETDIRDTASMLVCLTQGLALVGRVKGSPETVDRACTAMNNLLANL; from the coding sequence ATGAAGCCCGGCCCGCTCAAGCAGTTCGATCCCGACCGGGCATTGGTCGAGGCGATGCGTGTTTTCGGTGAGCGCGGGTATGAGGCGGCTTCCCTCAGCGAGCTCACCGCCGCGATGGGCATCGGTAAGAAGAGCCTCTACGACACCTTCGGAAACAAGCGGTCGCTCTTCCTCCAAGCCCTTGAGAAGTATACCCAGATCAACACCGAGCGGATCCGGAGTCTGCTGCTGGCGGAGGGCTCGCCCATCAGGAACCTGAGGAGTTTCATCGAGCAACTGAGAGTCCAGCATTCCGAGCCGGGCAGCCGGGGTTGCCTGATCGGGACCTGCATCGCCGACTTCGACGACGGCGACGAGCAGGTGTCCGCAGTGTTCGACCAGAAGTTGCAGCAGATTGAAGCGGTCTTCGCCGAGGCTCTTGAACAGGCGCGTGAGGCCGGGGAGCTGTCTCCCGAAACCGACATCCGGGACACGGCATCGATGTTGGTTTGCCTCACCCAAGGGTTGGCGCTCGTGGGACGTGTTAAAGGCTCACCCGAAACCGTCGACCGTGCCTGTACTGCGATGAACAACCTGCTCGCGAACCTCTGA
- a CDS encoding MoaD/ThiS family protein encodes MASISMSPHLQTHVGITPGEVRGDTVREALESLFTEHPRLRSYLLDDRGAVRKHVAVFVNGESVKDRATLSDPLPPDGEIFLMQALSGG; translated from the coding sequence ATGGCTTCGATCAGCATGTCGCCGCACCTCCAGACCCATGTGGGCATCACGCCGGGCGAAGTCCGAGGAGACACGGTTCGCGAGGCTCTGGAATCGCTTTTCACCGAACACCCGAGGCTCCGCAGCTACCTGCTGGATGATCGCGGTGCCGTGCGGAAGCATGTCGCCGTATTCGTCAATGGCGAGTCGGTGAAGGACCGCGCGACCCTTTCGGATCCGCTGCCGCCCGACGGCGAGATCTTCCTCATGCAGGCATTGTCGGGCGGCTGA
- a CDS encoding DUF6288 domain-containing protein — MKMTGNRSFSAIAAAGAASVALSIAPTSWAQDFMAKDDGYYTPETTPLFNPYPKVTDKKPWLVRNFGPVGIGINLVRPGMTMQIHNVEPGSPAEKTGKLEKGQIIESINGRVLEKIDPRVILGDLITEAEAKDGKVVLKIKDVGDVTVNIPVTGPYSETWPMDCPKSDKVVRQLAEVLAKEEKPQWGSVLFLLSTGDEGDLEVVKGWMKDIETIGGMNWEKGYKGPGLCEYYLRTGDQSVLPVIKQMTEELRVNMYSGGWSGRGAPAAFTYSVGTGQVHASGVNCMTFLLMAKLCGVEVDEYMFNEAFTQFYRFAGHGNVAYGNTLPEGGFRDNGKTSGLAIGLTAAAMVDPKGEDSVYAKARDNSAMKAFYATNWFHAAHTGGGMGEIWHHAAISKMREKRPTPYRSFLDTRRWVMDLSRRFDGSIGIAGMDDRYDRSATESQGGRAWGTYFALTYTYPRKHLQLFGAPRSKWAKTFELPRPWGNEADDTFHSIEPIPGGTLTTEDLENEKVETDASLAVLNKLSDPNLTDETLIRYIQHPEYDLRSIAMDQVVKRGKTEMVVPLLKSDDPRLRQAGLLALTGMFKGRPLPPDQVTPEMYDLAGRMIENPDESWWVALHAIDALARAKPEVIAKHRDRLIEFLDYDSSWLQTAAVCTLAKIATAPEHYKAVLPVIIKKAAALRVDSASYRSLKAIADAVQAASPEVKEFASPLLKETYRDFPDVLTEPNTGAVMNRGAQTVRSRIGTILQQVPDGMEFVRRLPKTTVASHISGKPSDMYAYDGNFSKNPDIVGTWAWAVWPQPSKPSEVDDRIKAYLKGRKGKDPTKVDNPKDILQLADGGKVGRSKFFSGYFWSGDMLIGVNEDQALKMEVRTVDGVDFLVVEKGGFNAIPKTEEEATAGVPADWHCGYHVYVRQK; from the coding sequence ATGAAGATGACAGGAAATCGATCCTTCTCCGCAATTGCCGCCGCTGGCGCCGCCTCTGTCGCGCTTTCAATCGCCCCGACCTCATGGGCGCAGGACTTCATGGCGAAGGACGATGGCTACTACACGCCCGAAACCACTCCGCTCTTCAATCCCTACCCAAAAGTCACCGACAAGAAGCCGTGGCTGGTGCGGAACTTCGGACCGGTGGGTATCGGCATCAATCTGGTCCGCCCGGGGATGACGATGCAGATCCACAACGTCGAACCGGGTTCGCCGGCCGAGAAAACCGGCAAGCTTGAGAAGGGTCAGATCATCGAAAGCATAAACGGCCGCGTGCTCGAGAAGATCGACCCGCGGGTGATCCTCGGCGACCTCATCACCGAGGCCGAGGCCAAGGACGGCAAGGTCGTCCTCAAGATCAAGGATGTCGGTGATGTCACCGTGAACATTCCGGTGACGGGACCCTACAGCGAAACGTGGCCGATGGACTGTCCGAAGTCGGACAAGGTCGTCCGCCAACTTGCCGAGGTCCTCGCCAAGGAAGAGAAGCCGCAATGGGGCTCCGTCCTGTTCCTGCTCTCCACCGGTGATGAGGGAGACCTCGAGGTGGTCAAGGGCTGGATGAAGGACATCGAGACCATCGGCGGCATGAATTGGGAGAAGGGCTACAAAGGCCCGGGGCTTTGCGAATACTACCTCCGCACCGGCGACCAGAGCGTGCTGCCGGTGATCAAGCAGATGACCGAGGAACTCCGGGTCAACATGTACAGTGGCGGCTGGAGCGGTCGCGGCGCACCGGCGGCATTCACCTACTCGGTCGGCACCGGGCAGGTGCATGCGTCCGGCGTGAACTGCATGACCTTCCTGCTGATGGCCAAACTCTGCGGCGTCGAAGTGGACGAATACATGTTCAACGAGGCCTTCACCCAGTTCTACCGCTTCGCCGGACACGGCAACGTCGCCTACGGCAACACGCTCCCGGAAGGCGGCTTCCGCGACAACGGCAAGACCAGCGGACTGGCAATCGGCCTGACCGCCGCGGCGATGGTCGACCCGAAAGGCGAGGACTCGGTCTACGCCAAGGCGCGCGACAACTCGGCGATGAAGGCTTTCTATGCCACCAACTGGTTCCACGCCGCCCACACCGGTGGCGGCATGGGTGAGATCTGGCACCACGCGGCGATCAGCAAGATGCGCGAGAAGCGCCCGACGCCCTACCGCTCGTTCCTCGACACCCGTCGCTGGGTGATGGATCTCTCCCGCCGCTTCGACGGCAGCATCGGAATCGCGGGCATGGACGACCGCTACGACCGCTCCGCTACCGAGTCACAAGGCGGCCGGGCATGGGGCACATACTTCGCGCTCACCTACACCTATCCGCGCAAGCACCTGCAACTCTTCGGCGCACCGCGCAGCAAGTGGGCCAAGACCTTCGAGCTCCCCCGCCCTTGGGGCAACGAGGCGGACGACACGTTCCACTCGATCGAACCGATCCCCGGTGGAACGCTGACGACCGAGGACCTCGAGAACGAAAAGGTCGAGACAGATGCCTCGCTCGCCGTGCTCAACAAGCTGAGCGATCCCAACCTCACGGATGAAACCCTGATCCGCTACATCCAGCATCCCGAGTATGATTTGCGCAGTATCGCGATGGACCAGGTCGTGAAACGCGGCAAGACCGAGATGGTGGTGCCGCTTCTCAAGTCGGACGACCCCCGCCTGCGCCAGGCCGGCCTTCTGGCACTCACCGGCATGTTCAAGGGACGACCGCTCCCGCCGGATCAGGTGACACCGGAAATGTACGATCTGGCGGGAAGGATGATCGAGAACCCCGACGAGTCGTGGTGGGTTGCGCTCCACGCGATCGATGCCTTGGCGCGGGCCAAGCCCGAAGTCATCGCCAAACACCGCGACCGCCTGATCGAGTTCCTCGACTACGACTCCTCCTGGCTACAGACAGCCGCCGTGTGTACCTTGGCGAAAATCGCTACCGCTCCCGAGCACTACAAGGCCGTGCTTCCGGTGATCATCAAGAAAGCTGCCGCCCTTCGGGTGGACTCCGCGTCCTACCGCAGCCTGAAGGCGATCGCCGATGCCGTGCAGGCCGCCAGCCCGGAGGTGAAGGAGTTCGCCTCACCCCTGCTGAAGGAAACCTACCGGGATTTCCCGGACGTTCTCACCGAACCCAACACGGGTGCGGTGATGAACCGCGGCGCCCAAACCGTCCGATCGCGGATCGGCACGATCCTCCAGCAGGTCCCCGACGGCATGGAATTCGTCCGGCGCTTGCCGAAAACCACGGTCGCCTCCCACATCAGCGGCAAACCGTCCGACATGTATGCCTACGACGGCAACTTCAGCAAGAACCCGGACATCGTCGGCACATGGGCATGGGCGGTTTGGCCCCAGCCGTCGAAGCCCTCGGAAGTCGACGATCGCATCAAGGCCTACCTGAAAGGAAGGAAAGGCAAGGATCCCACCAAGGTCGACAACCCGAAGGACATCCTGCAGCTCGCCGACGGAGGCAAGGTCGGAAGGTCGAAGTTCTTCAGCGGTTACTTCTGGTCCGGCGACATGCTGATCGGCGTGAACGAAGACCAGGCCCTGAAGATGGAGGTGCGAACCGTCGACGGCGTCGATTTCCTTGTCGTCGAAAAAGGCGGCTTCAACGCCATTCCGAAGACCGAGGAGGAAGCGACCGCCGGTGTCCCGGCTGATTGGCACTGCGGCTACCACGTCTACGTCAGACAGAAGTAG
- a CDS encoding fused MFS/spermidine synthase, whose amino-acid sequence MKTAENSDGIVAHPLGAAFWLMLGLSGFACLTYQILWMRQARLLFGSTSQAAALTLALFFGGLATGAWHWGRRSRHVCSPMRTYSRLEWGIALAGIIVLVAPAVVPRVYPLVGSGAALAAFKVIATLLMVFPASFLMGGTLPVLGQAAIRSRELFGTITARMYAVNTLGAACGAFATAFVFVAWFGLRVTCLTAMAISVVTALIARRLSHQPAFANCSEDASTKVASANLEPMGKPLPRLLLSALAFVSGFNLLALEVVWTRMLAQVHENSVYSFATVLIVVLTCLSLGAWLASRLARSGMPPAQVLLWLLALGGIALALTPLLSINITGNMTMLETRHTFTGYVLRLFGTGFATIGPACLPLGAVFPFLMKGEEASMTHAGKSIGRLAGINTIGAILGSLAAGFLLLEWLGLWSTVQVIASVYLVAAFITPSRASAASISARIASGVMLVVVFTALDPSKLPSPSGAEVAGPIVEKWEGSDGTVSVTGDANDPKTGLSIRINSNYSLGSTAAYGSQMFQARIPLLAWPDTDSVFFLGMGTGVTAGEALNRDDFAKVERVVACELSPDVVNASEKYFTGATTRGFDLTNGLFEDPRAEIIIGDGRNHLLANPERYSMIIADLFLPYRRGSGNLYSREHFRIVRDRLKPGGVFVQWLPLYQMSEREFGTIARTMIDVFPQVSLWRGNFQPGAEIAAMIGHVDSAPLPACSLHAERDKIMAVEGASHLDLQNLMLPINPQTITLFYGGDLSAAADLFSRYPLNTDDRPVIEFGTPRSLHQPADADRPQFLEARFAGIIDQLQQRTPPTGDPFLSSRSPSNRHLPLAGSAFHRAWIARVHDDEEQWIQNWETFLGHWLARDPGIPATD is encoded by the coding sequence GTGAAAACCGCCGAAAATTCGGACGGGATCGTCGCCCATCCCCTCGGGGCAGCGTTCTGGCTGATGCTCGGCTTGTCCGGTTTCGCCTGCCTGACCTATCAGATTCTGTGGATGCGACAGGCCAGACTCCTGTTCGGCAGCACTTCACAGGCGGCGGCGCTGACCCTCGCGTTGTTCTTCGGCGGACTCGCGACGGGTGCCTGGCACTGGGGCAGACGCTCCCGGCATGTGTGCTCTCCGATGCGCACCTACTCCCGGTTGGAATGGGGCATCGCGCTCGCGGGGATCATCGTCCTCGTCGCACCTGCGGTCGTCCCCCGGGTCTATCCCCTCGTCGGTAGCGGGGCAGCTCTCGCCGCCTTCAAAGTCATCGCCACCTTGCTGATGGTCTTCCCTGCATCGTTCCTGATGGGTGGCACGCTGCCCGTCCTAGGTCAGGCCGCCATCCGCAGCAGGGAGTTGTTCGGAACGATCACCGCCCGGATGTATGCGGTGAACACGCTGGGTGCGGCCTGCGGGGCGTTTGCTACGGCATTCGTCTTCGTCGCCTGGTTCGGACTTCGCGTGACCTGCCTGACCGCCATGGCAATTTCGGTAGTGACCGCGCTCATCGCCCGACGTCTTTCGCACCAACCGGCCTTTGCCAATTGTTCGGAGGACGCATCCACGAAAGTGGCGTCGGCGAACCTCGAACCGATGGGCAAGCCGCTGCCACGCCTTCTCCTTTCGGCTCTGGCTTTCGTCTCCGGCTTCAATCTTCTGGCACTCGAGGTCGTTTGGACGCGGATGCTGGCCCAGGTCCACGAGAATTCGGTCTACAGTTTCGCGACGGTCCTCATCGTGGTGCTGACGTGCCTTTCGCTCGGTGCGTGGCTGGCCTCGCGGTTGGCGCGCAGCGGAATGCCCCCCGCACAGGTGCTCCTCTGGTTGCTTGCGCTGGGCGGCATCGCCCTCGCCCTGACTCCCCTGCTTTCGATCAATATCACGGGAAACATGACCATGCTTGAAACCCGGCACACCTTCACCGGCTACGTGCTCCGGCTTTTTGGCACAGGATTCGCGACGATCGGCCCAGCCTGCCTGCCGCTCGGAGCGGTGTTCCCTTTTCTCATGAAGGGAGAGGAGGCATCAATGACCCACGCCGGGAAGAGCATCGGGCGGCTTGCCGGCATCAATACGATCGGAGCGATCCTCGGCTCACTCGCCGCGGGGTTTCTGCTTCTCGAGTGGCTGGGGCTGTGGAGCACCGTCCAGGTGATCGCCTCGGTCTACCTCGTTGCCGCCTTTATCACGCCTTCCCGGGCGAGCGCCGCCTCGATCTCGGCGCGGATCGCCTCCGGAGTCATGCTCGTGGTGGTTTTTACCGCTCTGGATCCCTCCAAACTCCCCTCCCCGTCCGGCGCGGAAGTTGCGGGACCGATTGTCGAGAAGTGGGAAGGAAGTGACGGCACCGTCAGCGTCACCGGAGACGCAAACGACCCGAAAACCGGACTCAGCATCCGGATCAACTCGAACTACAGCCTCGGTTCCACCGCGGCCTACGGCTCGCAGATGTTCCAGGCGAGAATCCCCCTGCTCGCGTGGCCGGATACCGACAGCGTCTTCTTCCTCGGCATGGGAACCGGCGTCACCGCCGGCGAGGCGTTGAACCGCGACGACTTTGCGAAGGTCGAGCGGGTCGTCGCTTGCGAGCTTTCGCCCGACGTCGTCAACGCTTCGGAGAAGTACTTCACCGGCGCGACCACCCGGGGCTTCGATCTCACCAACGGCCTATTCGAGGACCCGCGGGCCGAGATCATCATCGGCGACGGCCGCAACCACCTGCTGGCAAATCCCGAGCGCTACTCGATGATCATCGCGGACCTCTTCCTCCCCTACCGCCGGGGGTCCGGAAACCTCTACAGCCGCGAGCACTTCCGGATCGTCCGCGATCGCCTCAAGCCGGGCGGCGTCTTCGTCCAGTGGCTGCCGCTCTACCAGATGTCCGAGCGGGAGTTCGGGACGATCGCACGTACGATGATCGACGTATTTCCTCAGGTCTCCCTGTGGCGCGGAAACTTCCAGCCCGGCGCGGAGATCGCGGCCATGATCGGCCACGTCGATTCCGCCCCGCTGCCGGCCTGCTCACTCCATGCCGAACGCGACAAGATCATGGCGGTCGAGGGAGCTTCACATCTCGACCTGCAGAACCTGATGCTGCCCATCAATCCGCAGACGATCACCCTCTTCTACGGCGGCGACCTGAGCGCGGCTGCCGACCTCTTCTCAAGGTATCCGCTCAACACCGACGACCGTCCCGTCATCGAGTTCGGCACGCCGCGTTCCCTGCACCAACCCGCCGATGCCGACCGGCCGCAATTTCTCGAGGCCCGCTTCGCCGGGATCATCGACCAACTCCAGCAGCGGACTCCTCCCACCGGGGATCCTTTCCTTTCTTCCCGCAGCCCCTCGAACCGCCACCTCCCCCTCGCGGGCTCCGCCTTCCACCGCGCGTGGATCGCCAGGGTTCATGACGACGAGGAGCAATGGATCCAAAACTGGGAGACATTCCTCGGCCACTGGCTGGCAAGGGATCCGGGCATACCGGCCACGGACTGA